The nucleotide sequence CTGTGTTGATCTCCCAAAAATATAAAACTTCAAAAATCCTGGAAACATCCGAGTAGTCGACCTTCTCCAAAGAAAACTTGGAAAGGGTTTCTAACTTGCCGACAAAACTTGCATCGTACGTTTTTTTCTCATCCATAAAGAAAGCGGCGTTCTTCTTTCCAATTCTATCGTTGATCCGATCTTGTTTTTCTAAAAAATTTTCACTGACGGAATTTTGTTCCGGCAAAAAGAAAACTCTTAGAGGTTGGTAATCCTTCTCTTTTTCTTTATGGATCTGGAAAATATCCGGATCGGTAGAATGTTCCAAAACCGCTGCGACCAATCCGGAAAATCCTTTGTAGGAGTTCCTACCGAAGCTTTGATCCGCAGCGGCATTTAGGTTAGTATTTACATTTTGATGAATACCGGAATTTTCGGGCCCATACAAAATTTTCGGCGCGAGCTGCGGTAAAGCAGAAGGTATTCTAAAATCCAAACCCGGTTCATCCACTTTTACAGTATTCGGCCCGACCAAGATCGCATCCACCTTAGCTCGGATCATAGAGAGAAATATATCCGACTCAAGCGAGGAAATTTTCTCCCGGAGCCCTTCTCCTGAACTGAAATAACCTTCCTTGCTGAGAGAAGTTTTTAGCAATAGAGCCGGTCTTTTTCTTTCTATCCTAGACTTAAACCCGAATAAAAATCCGGAAGCAATTTCGGCTAACTCAGGATTTTCGAAAACTTGGATACCTATTTCTGCGAGTTTATTCAAACCGGAATGGGTAGAAACCAAAGGATTCGGATCCTTCCATCCGTATTCCAAACGAACCGGTTTTTCTTCTAAGAATAGATCGATACAAGGAGGGGTTTTACCGTAATGAGAACAGGGTTCTAAGGTCACATACGCATTATGAGAAGGTTTTTTTCCGTTTGGGAATTTTTCCCGAAACAGACGATAGGCTTCTCTTTCAGCGTGATTCTGTCCTGTTTTTTGTGTGGAAGCGGAAGCTAAGATCTCTCCGGTGTTGGCATCCTCCAAAACGCATGCCACCGGAGGATTCGGACTGGAATATCCGGTGGAGACAAAGGAATAACGGATCAGTTCCTCCCGAATTTTTTCCGGGAGGAAAGAGTTCAAGAGCGTTTCCACCTCTTGTACAACGAATCGTAGATGTCAACGAGAGGTGCTGCGATAAACACCGAGGAGAATGTTCCAAGGATGATCCCGAAGGTAAGAACATAAGCAAAGTCATACAACTCCACAGCTCCCCCGATGATAATCGCAACCACGGAGATCAATGTAGCCACGGAAGTATTAAAGGTCCTCGCAAGAGTTTGGTTAATCGAAATATTGATCACTCGGGAGAAAGTATCTCTCAAATTTCCGGCATTTTCGCGGATCCTATCGAATACCACGATCGTATCATTGATCGAATAACCTAATAAGGTAAGAAGCGCCGCAATGATAGGAACGCTAGGTTTGATCTGGAAAAATCCGATAAACGCGATCGTAATCACTAAGTCGTGAATGAGAGCCAAAATCGCACCCAAGGCAAACTTGAATTGGAAACGGAAACTCAAATACAACATGATAAAGAAAAGAGTTAAACTTAATAGAGAAACCCCTGTGGAAGTCAACTCGGCTCCTACTACGGAACCGACTTGATTCGCGGAGAGGATTTTCTTTTTTTCTAATTTAAAGTCTTCTTGTAAAAGTCCGATCAAAGCATCGATCGCGGATGCTTGTTTTGCTTCTATACTGTCTTTCCCTTTTCTTTCGTTATAAAGTTCTTTGATCTGATCTACGGAACCAAGGCCAATATCGATCTGGTAATCGTTCTTTTCCTTATCCATTAGGACCAAAACAGCTTCCAATTTTTTTGAGGAGAAATACTCCTCCAAATTTTTACGTTCCACATTTTCAGGAAACTCTACAACGGCTCTTAAACCGCCGTCAAAATCCAAAGAAGTAGCGAATCCGCCGTATTTTCCGAAAGTAACTCCGAATCCGACTATCATCAGAATAGCAGAGAAAGTAATGGATACGTATTTATATTTTATAAAATCAAACATTTTTGGACTCCAAAGTTCTGAATCCGATCCGGAGATTACGAACTCCGAATTTGTTTACTAATAAATCCATGATCATTCTACTCAAGAACAAGGATGTGAACAAAGAGGTTACGATACCCCAGCAAAGAGTGATCGCAAATCCTTTGATCGGTCCGTTCCCTAGTTTGATCATCAAGATCCCGGAGATCAAAGTGGTTACGTTACTGTCCATGATCGTCCAGAAAGCGTTCTCAAAACCTTGGGCAACCGCGGCCGAAACATGTTTTCCGGATGCCAATTCTTCTTTGATCCTTTCATAAATAATCACGTTCGCGTCCACCGCCATACCCACAGTTAGGATGATCCCTGCAAAACCGGGCAAGGTCAAAGTGAATCCCATCAGTGAAAGTAGAGCCATAAGTATGATAACGTTCACAAGAAGCGCGATATCCGCAACCAAACCGGACAATCTGTAGATGACCAGCATGAACACGATCACAAGAGCAAATCCTAAAAGGACCGCTTTTAATCCTACTTCGATGGATTCGATCCCTAAGGTAGGACCGATAAATCTCATCTCTAAAACGTTTAATGGGATCGGAAGCGCTCCCTCACTGATCACATTTGCGAGATCCGTGGCTTCTTTTTGTCCGAATTCTCCGTCTATCTGAGCGTTACCGCCAGCGATCGGACTACGAATTACAGGATCTGAAATGACCTTGTCCCCCCAAACGATCGCAAGTTGTCTTCCTACGTTTTTAGAAGTGATATCAAAAAACTTTTCCGCACCTTGAGAAGTTAAGGAGAAGGAAACGTAATACGAAAGTCTGTTCTGGTCGTAACTCTCTCGAGCATTTCTCATGTCCTTTCCGTCTAGGGAAATCGCTCTTTCCAAAACCACAAATTCTCTAGGAAGAAGGGATGCCTTAGGATTATTCGCTCTGGACCATTTTACGTACAGTTTATATTTTTCAGGAATATTATACTTCTTCTCCATAGCTACCAGGAATCTGTCCTGCTCGTCTCTTCCTAGTTTCTGTTTTACGATATTCTGGAATTTTACGATCTCGGTTTCTTCCCTTTTTCCCTGGCTCATGAGTTTCATTTCTTCAAACTCAATGGCATCGTGGTACGTACCTCTGGAATTCGGATTATTAGGATCGGAAGGCTCTCTCAATCGGTATTCTACGGTTTCAGTGTTTCGGATAATGTCTAAGATCTGAGAAGAGTTGCTTACTCCCGGTAAAGAAACCTCGATTGAATCTTGGTCCTTTTGGATACGCACCTGAGGTTCGGTCAGGTTTTGGTTGGTTAACCGATTGTCTATGATCAGTTTTGCTTTTTCCAACTCTGCCAGTTTTCTGCTAGGAGTTAATTCGAAATAACTTTCAATCTCCTGCAGTTTGTCCTGAGCTTCTTTTCTTTCTTTTTCGGAAAGACCAGGATCGTCTTTTTTACGAGTAAGTTCTTCGATCTCTTTCGAATAAGAATCTTTTAATTTGGAAGTATAATCGTCGAAATCACCTTTCAGAACGACTCTCATTCCACCTTGTAAATCCAATCCTAAACGGATCGCAAGCGGTCTTCCGCCGAAAATATATTCTTCTACCCAAGTAGGCCTAAGTTTGTTCTTAGGTTCTAAGATCAATTCTTGGTTTTCCTGGGAAAGCTGGTTGATCTTTGCGGAAGTGATAAATCTTCCTTTGACTAAATAATAATCCTGCTCCGGAAATACGCTTGAATCAGGCTCGATCTGCCATGCGCCTTGCGGGTTATAATCGGCTTTCCATCTTTCCGCAAAATTGGAAAGTAATTCTTTGCGGGTATTTTCCGGTAATTGTTTAAATTCTTTTCTTACTGCTAGTTCCAACTCCCTTTCGGCGAAGTTCGGGTAAAGAAGCGTCAATGACGCTGCCACTACCAATATTGGAACGAAAATCCATTGGACAGATTTCAAATTCGGACTCCTAGTCTCTTCTCACTTTGTTGATGGTCACCGGGGAACGCCGAGTGACGCGTGCGCCTTTGGCTCTGAATTGGTATAAAGCAAAAGCAAGTATAATGGCGATGATGATGATCGCTTTTTTATGTTCCGAGAAAAATCCGGCTATAGCTCCCTGCTCTTTTTGTTCCGCAGCCTTTTTTTTCTCTTCTTCTTTTTTCTTATCGTCTCCGAGTTTTAGGATCTCTCCCAGCTTCTCACGGATAGAAATATCTTCCTTAGGTAAAGAAGAAACGTTTGCGTTATATCCCGGAAGATTTCTCGGACTTAAAGTTGTTTCTTCATTGAGCCAGTACGGCTTTTGGATCTCCGCGGAAACTTCCGGATTAGAAACTTCTTTGTTTAAATTTCTCTCGGTGGTCTCGTTCGGTCCGTTGGGATCCCCGGAATTTTTTCCCTGAGTCGGATCTTCCGGTGCGATTTCCGGATCTACTTTTTTCTTAGGCTCGGATTCTTTCTGCTCGGTCTCTTTGGACTCTACAGCCTTCTTCTTTTTGCCTGCATTCTTCTTTACTTTTTTCTTTCTAGAAGCTTTTGCAAGAGGAGTTTTTTTGGAAGAAGTGGTTGTCTTCTTAGGTTCGGAAACCTTATCCAAAAAATCGATTTCTTCTCCGTCCTGTCCGAAAATCGGAAAGGCCAAAGAGATGGAAAGAAGGAAGCATAGGATCTTATTCATGATACGCACCGGTTATACTGATACTATCGGAAAGACGGAAATTACGCCTCTTTCTCTTTTTCCTTCTTCCTTAAAATCGTGCTGGAATTGAAGGTAACATTGGTGTCTTTCGCGATTGCCAAAACCACTGACTCGTTATTATCCTTAAATTCCACGACCTTGCCATGAATCCCGGAAGAAGTGATAACCACGTCCCCTTTTTGTAGACCCTCGATCATCGCCTTTCTTTTCTTTTCCTCGTTTCTTTGAGGACGAATCACGATAAAATACAGGATGATAAATAGGATCGGGATAAATAATAGAGTATTAAATCCACCTCCCTGAGCTCCTGCCGGATCCGCTTGGGCTAATAAGAATACATTTTGAAAATTGCTAAGCATGTTGAAACCTGTGCTTCCTTTTTTGGTCCTTTTTGAGACCAGTATTTTCCTTTATTATCCCTTGGTAATTAAATTTTGAAAGAAGGCGCCCGTTTTTCCGGAAGCCAACTGTTCTAGTGCAATTTTGTATCCATCTAGGATAGATGGGGCCTTCCCCAAGGTAAAAAGCCCTGCTCCCGCATTTAAGGCGACCGCATGAGTGCCGGCAATCTTCTCCCCGGCTAGGATTTTTCGAGCCAAGGACTCCGCTTGGTCCGGGCCGCTCGTAAATACTTCCGCAGGATTTAGATCTTTTAGGCCTAGATCTTTCGGATCAAAGTCTTTTCGCGAGATAATTCCATCTTCCAATAGAGTATAGTCCGTTTTTTCGAAAATGGAAAATTCGTCCAAGCCGTCTCGGGAATGACATACTAAGGCCCTTCTCAAACCTAAACCTTGTAGAACCCGGATAAAAGTTTCCGTCAATTCGGGTTCGTACACTCCAATAATCTGGTATTGAGGTGAGAATGGATTACTTAAAGGCCCGATCATATTGAATAAGGTCCGAAACCCCAATTCTTTTCGGACCGGACCTGCAAACTTCATGGACGGATGCCACATCGGAGCGAATAAAAAAGCAAATCCGTTTTCTACTAAGTGGGTCTCCACTTCCTCTTGGGTCTTCTCCGTATTATAACCTAATCTTCCGAGTATATCGCTGGAACCGGTATGAGAAGAAACGGAACGATTTCCATGTTTTGCCACCTTGATCCCTAAAGAGGAAAGAGTGATTGCAGAAAGTGTGGAAATATTCACGGTTCCTTTTCCGTCTCCGCCTGTCCCACAAGTGTCCAGCATATCGAAAGGAAAAACGGTCTTCGGTTTAAGCGCGTTCCTGCGAAGCGCTAGACAAAAACCCAAGAGTTCGTCTACGGTTTCTCCCTTTGCTCTCATTGCGGTCAAAAAGGATGCAAGAAGGATCTCCGACACTTCTCCCTTCATTACGGAATTGATCGAAGTTTCCGCTTCCGAAACTGTAAGATTCTTTTTTTCCAGGACTTTGATGATAGCTTGTCTAATTTCCATTTTTACCGAATGCCCTCCGTATAGAGCTGTAACGGATCACTTCCCTGTTCGAGATCAAATAACGTATTCCGGAAAGTACAGTGATTAGAGTGGTCAAAAGCATTCCGAAATACGGAACAAATCCACCCAATCCGAAAACCAATTCGTTCCAGCCGGGCGCACCGTTTTCCTTCCAAACCTTCACGAATGCAACCGCGTTTTCGGAAGCGATCCCAAAAACGGTCATACCGGCAAGTTTGCCGCTTTGATAGACCTCGTTGATCAGTATTCTTTTATTCGAAGAAACTAATATGAAGAAGATCAAGATCAGAATAATCGCTCCCATCTGGAAGGCGGTTTTTACCTTTCCAAGCATGGTAGTCCGGATGGATTTACCCAAACGGATCGCAAGATATCGTAAAGTGGTAATAAGCATATCCCTTCCGATGATCAGGATAACCATCCATAGTTCGATTTGTTCATGCAGAAAAATGAATGTGGTAAAACAACCTACAACAATGATCTTATCCGCAAGAGGATCCAGGAACTTTCCGAACTCGGTCTCTTGTTTCCATTTTCTGGCCAGATAACCGTCTATAAAATCGGTGATCGATGCCAGAGAAAATAAGACCAAAGCGGCAATATGATACGCCTGTTCCTTCTGGTACAAAAACCAGATAAAAAAAGGAAGAGATGCGACTCTTAGTACGGTAAGAGTGTTGGGTAAGTTTATATTCGGATTCAAGATTCCAACCAAGTTCCCATCATGTCGTATTCGTAGAAGGATTCGATTTTCACTTTTCCGATCGTTCCCGGCTTCAAGGAAGGATCTTCCACATACACCACTTCGTCTATTTCGGGAGCGTCTTGTAAACGTCTGACGATTGTGGTGTTTCCTTCGAGTCCATCCACGATCGCAGTATACGTTTTTCCGATCCTAGATTCATGGATCTCTTGCAGGATTTTCAGATGAGCGTCTCGGATCAGATTGATCCTTTTGGCCTTCTCTTTATCGGAAACCGTTTGGGTTAGATCCGCACCTTTGGTTCCTTCTTGGGGAGAATAAGAGAATAAATTCAGTTTTTCCGGGCGAGTTTCTTCCACAAAACGTAAGATCTCATCCACATCTTCTCCGGTCTCTCCAGGAAAACCTAAAATGAAAGAAGTTCTGATCTCCAAGTCCGGTCTCACTTCTCTTGCAAGAGAATACAGATCCCTGAATTGGGAATATCCACCGCTTCTATTCATGTTTTTTAATACTCTTTCGGAAACATGTTGGAGAGGGGATTCCAGATAAGGAGCGATCTTTGGAGTTTCTCCCATAAGCCTCAGGATCTTTTCCGTCTTCTTGTCCGGATATAAATATAATAATCTTAATATTTCCAGGTTCTCAATATCCGAGACCGCTTTGATCATCTCCAGAAGTTTGTCCGAGTCCTTTCCGTAATAGACAGTATCTTGAGAAACAAGACAAATCTCTTTTGCTCCTGCCGCGATTGCTCTTTTGGTATCTTGGATGATATCAGCCAAAGGAGAATCCACGAATTTTCCACGAAGAGAAGGAATGATACAGAATGCACAACCTCTATTACATCCGTCGGAAACTTTTACATAAGCGTAAGGTTTGGAGTAATTTTCTATCTCGGGAGAAAGTTTCATTCTCTCAACGATATCCGAATTAAATTCGGTTTTTGCAGGAGAAGAGATTTCTCGGCGGAAAGCTTCTTTGATGATCTTTCCGGCTTGGGAATATTTTCCGGTCCCGAAAACCAGATCCACTTCCGGAATTTCTGCGGAGATATCCTTCGGATATCTTTCCGCAAAACATCCTACAACGACCAGTTTCTGGCCTTCTTGTTTTTTAGCTTGGGCAGCGCCCAAAATTGTTTGGATGGTTTCTTCCGTTGCCGAGCGAATAAAAGTACAGGTATTGATCAGATGGAAGTCGGACTCTTCCGGTTTTGTAGCCGGAAGAAAACCCTCCTCCAAAAGAGAATGGTGCATGCTCATGGAGTCCACGGTATTTTTGGGACATCCAAGAGTGGTGATGTAGAACTTTTTATCCAACCGAAGCCTTACTCGCCCAACTCCTTAATGATAAACTGTGTGCTATCGTAAGGGTTTGGCGTTTTTATATAAACTTTCTTCACTAATTTTCCGGGACGGCCTAAGACAACTTTCGGTTTGCCGTTTTGGATCATCTCCACCGCGGAACCGTCTCCTACCTTGATCTCAAGACGATCTTTCGCTTCTAGGGCTTTGTTCTCTCCACCTTGAACAAGGCCTCTAAATCCCATCTGACCGTCGATGATGAACTCTGCATAACTTGGTTTAGAGAAAAATAATGTGACTTGGATCGGAACATCACCCAAAGTTTTTGTGGAATCCTCCCCCTGAGGGTTGGGCTGAACGGTCGTTCCTTGTCTCTCTTCTTCACTTAAGGAAACTAGGACTTTTGCGGAACTTCCGGTCACACTTTGAGCGGAAATACGGATACTTCTGCGTAAGGAAGAAATTTCCGGAATAGAATAGCTAAGGACTTTTTCCTGTCCTTCGGATAATCTGAATTTATAAACAGTCAATTCAGGATACACATTGAAGGCAAGAACGGCAGTATTCGTATCGGATCCTTGTTCCACGGAGGAAATGAAAAGTTTACATTGTTGGTTGGAAGCGCTAAAGCTCACACCTTGGTTCGCAGTTAAGATAAAACTTTCCGGTCTCGTTTCCGGAACGGAACGATTGATAAAATCTATATTTTCGGGGATCTCCAACTTTCTTCTACTTTCTTCCGTAATCTCGTCATCCGAAGAAGATCCGTCGATAAACGTATAAAGTAAAACCGCGGCAATTGCCACCATCAGGACCGAGATAGCGGTGATCAGTTTGTTCTTATCGAAATTTAGATCATAATAAAAATTAGAAGTAGGTTTGGTTAATTCTTCCAAGGGAGCTTGCGACTCTTCGATCTTTTCCCCTCTGTATAAATTGATCAGCATCCCCGTGTCTAACTTCAAGTAACTACCATAGTTCTTTAGAAAACCGATGGTAAAAGTTTCTCCCGGAAACTGAGCATAGTCCTCTGTTTCCAACGCGAGAATGTATTTAACGGAAATATTCGTATCCTTGGATACGTCCTTTACAGTGAGCTTTTTTTCTTCCCTAGCCTCTCTAAGGATTTGCCCTACTCGTTTCTGATTCAATTTCGCTCTCCTTTCCTAGGAAGATTTATTCTTCCGAAACCAAGGGGTTATTTACGATTTTAGAATTACCATCCGGACGGAAATTAAATACCCCGTCCTCGATATCCGCATTCGGATCTACTCCGAAAAATTCCACGGTTGTGGTCTTACCTCTTCCGTCGCTTGCCACCGCTTTTTTTATAAAAGAAGTCTGGGCATCCACGTAAAGAGTCATTGTTTCGTATCCGCCGATCTTTTCTCTTTGCTCCAAAGCCAAAACGAAATATTGGCGATTGTCCTTAGGAGAAATCTGAGGTTGTTCTATGGATTCGAATTTATAATGATATTTTCTGAAAATCCTGGAAAGCCCCTCTTCCGTCATTGGCGAAAAGATAGGACCGGATTTATTAGATTTATTTAATGTAAGGTCCTGTTTACCGGCAGCATTCAATCTTTTTATAAAGATCCAAAGAGTTTTGCCGTCGGAAACGATCTCGTCTCCGGCAGGATCCGAAAATTCGTATTTGATCTTTCCGCCCTTCTTATAATAGCAGATACCTTTTTTAGTGACTACCTTTTTGTTCGCTTCCGTTTGGATCACGAAATCGGCCTTATAGGATTTCAGGTCCGAAAAAGTTTTTCTGACTTTTTTAACCACTTCCGATGGGGAATTCCAATGGTGTTTCGCGGAGGACTGAGCGCCTAGGGAGAAGCTGCCGAATAAAACGACAAGGCCGAGGGCGATAAATATAGAACGATTGCTTCTGTTATCTTTCATTCTCGAATAATGCAGGGATTTTTTTCCAGGGTGGCGGGTATCCGCCCCCCTGTCACTTGGTTTCTTTTCCCGGCCTGGAAATTCCTAAACCGGTCAATTTTTAAGCGGACCTTAAAATTTCCCGTCCCTTAGATC is from Leptospira sp. WS58.C1 and encodes:
- the pgsA gene encoding CDP-diacylglycerol--glycerol-3-phosphate 3-phosphatidyltransferase, with amino-acid sequence MNPNINLPNTLTVLRVASLPFFIWFLYQKEQAYHIAALVLFSLASITDFIDGYLARKWKQETEFGKFLDPLADKIIVVGCFTTFIFLHEQIELWMVILIIGRDMLITTLRYLAIRLGKSIRTTMLGKVKTAFQMGAIILILIFFILVSSNKRILINEVYQSGKLAGMTVFGIASENAVAFVKVWKENGAPGWNELVFGLGGFVPYFGMLLTTLITVLSGIRYLISNREVIRYSSIRRAFGKNGN
- the secD gene encoding protein translocase subunit SecD: MKSVQWIFVPILVVAASLTLLYPNFAERELELAVRKEFKQLPENTRKELLSNFAERWKADYNPQGAWQIEPDSSVFPEQDYYLVKGRFITSAKINQLSQENQELILEPKNKLRPTWVEEYIFGGRPLAIRLGLDLQGGMRVVLKGDFDDYTSKLKDSYSKEIEELTRKKDDPGLSEKERKEAQDKLQEIESYFELTPSRKLAELEKAKLIIDNRLTNQNLTEPQVRIQKDQDSIEVSLPGVSNSSQILDIIRNTETVEYRLREPSDPNNPNSRGTYHDAIEFEEMKLMSQGKREETEIVKFQNIVKQKLGRDEQDRFLVAMEKKYNIPEKYKLYVKWSRANNPKASLLPREFVVLERAISLDGKDMRNARESYDQNRLSYYVSFSLTSQGAEKFFDITSKNVGRQLAIVWGDKVISDPVIRSPIAGGNAQIDGEFGQKEATDLANVISEGALPIPLNVLEMRFIGPTLGIESIEVGLKAVLLGFALVIVFMLVIYRLSGLVADIALLVNVIILMALLSLMGFTLTLPGFAGIILTVGMAVDANVIIYERIKEELASGKHVSAAVAQGFENAFWTIMDSNVTTLISGILMIKLGNGPIKGFAITLCWGIVTSLFTSLFLSRMIMDLLVNKFGVRNLRIGFRTLESKNV
- a CDS encoding SRP-less Sec system protein, encoding MNKILCFLLSISLAFPIFGQDGEEIDFLDKVSEPKKTTTSSKKTPLAKASRKKKVKKNAGKKKKAVESKETEQKESEPKKKVDPEIAPEDPTQGKNSGDPNGPNETTERNLNKEVSNPEVSAEIQKPYWLNEETTLSPRNLPGYNANVSSLPKEDISIREKLGEILKLGDDKKKEEEKKKAAEQKEQGAIAGFFSEHKKAIIIIAIILAFALYQFRAKGARVTRRSPVTINKVRRD
- the trpD gene encoding anthranilate phosphoribosyltransferase; protein product: MEIRQAIIKVLEKKNLTVSEAETSINSVMKGEVSEILLASFLTAMRAKGETVDELLGFCLALRRNALKPKTVFPFDMLDTCGTGGDGKGTVNISTLSAITLSSLGIKVAKHGNRSVSSHTGSSDILGRLGYNTEKTQEEVETHLVENGFAFLFAPMWHPSMKFAGPVRKELGFRTLFNMIGPLSNPFSPQYQIIGVYEPELTETFIRVLQGLGLRRALVCHSRDGLDEFSIFEKTDYTLLEDGIISRKDFDPKDLGLKDLNPAEVFTSGPDQAESLARKILAGEKIAGTHAVALNAGAGLFTLGKAPSILDGYKIALEQLASGKTGAFFQNLITKG
- the yajC gene encoding preprotein translocase subunit YajC, with translation MLSNFQNVFLLAQADPAGAQGGGFNTLLFIPILFIILYFIVIRPQRNEEKKRKAMIEGLQKGDVVITSSGIHGKVVEFKDNNESVVLAIAKDTNVTFNSSTILRKKEKEKEA
- a CDS encoding helix-turn-helix domain-containing protein, which gives rise to MNQKRVGQILREAREEKKLTVKDVSKDTNISVKYILALETEDYAQFPGETFTIGFLKNYGSYLKLDTGMLINLYRGEKIEESQAPLEELTKPTSNFYYDLNFDKNKLITAISVLMVAIAAVLLYTFIDGSSSDDEITEESRRKLEIPENIDFINRSVPETRPESFILTANQGVSFSASNQQCKLFISSVEQGSDTNTAVLAFNVYPELTVYKFRLSEGQEKVLSYSIPEISSLRRSIRISAQSVTGSSAKVLVSLSEEERQGTTVQPNPQGEDSTKTLGDVPIQVTLFFSKPSYAEFIIDGQMGFRGLVQGGENKALEAKDRLEIKVGDGSAVEMIQNGKPKVVLGRPGKLVKKVYIKTPNPYDSTQFIIKELGE
- the rimO gene encoding 30S ribosomal protein S12 methylthiotransferase RimO, which codes for MDKKFYITTLGCPKNTVDSMSMHHSLLEEGFLPATKPEESDFHLINTCTFIRSATEETIQTILGAAQAKKQEGQKLVVVGCFAERYPKDISAEIPEVDLVFGTGKYSQAGKIIKEAFRREISSPAKTEFNSDIVERMKLSPEIENYSKPYAYVKVSDGCNRGCAFCIIPSLRGKFVDSPLADIIQDTKRAIAAGAKEICLVSQDTVYYGKDSDKLLEMIKAVSDIENLEILRLLYLYPDKKTEKILRLMGETPKIAPYLESPLQHVSERVLKNMNRSGGYSQFRDLYSLAREVRPDLEIRTSFILGFPGETGEDVDEILRFVEETRPEKLNLFSYSPQEGTKGADLTQTVSDKEKAKRINLIRDAHLKILQEIHESRIGKTYTAIVDGLEGNTTIVRRLQDAPEIDEVVYVEDPSLKPGTIGKVKIESFYEYDMMGTWLES
- a CDS encoding bifunctional diaminohydroxyphosphoribosylaminopyrimidine deaminase/5-amino-6-(5-phosphoribosylamino)uracil reductase RibD, with translation MNSFLPEKIREELIRYSFVSTGYSSPNPPVACVLEDANTGEILASASTQKTGQNHAEREAYRLFREKFPNGKKPSHNAYVTLEPCSHYGKTPPCIDLFLEEKPVRLEYGWKDPNPLVSTHSGLNKLAEIGIQVFENPELAEIASGFLFGFKSRIERKRPALLLKTSLSKEGYFSSGEGLREKISSLESDIFLSMIRAKVDAILVGPNTVKVDEPGLDFRIPSALPQLAPKILYGPENSGIHQNVNTNLNAAADQSFGRNSYKGFSGLVAAVLEHSTDPDIFQIHKEKEKDYQPLRVFFLPEQNSVSENFLEKQDRINDRIGKKNAAFFMDEKKTYDASFVGKLETLSKFSLEKVDYSDVSRIFEVLYFWEINTALVEGGNFLYRLFSPALIDDDAILEIQSNTVSFPKGILPEWTGKFSMEWKTELGSDLWGVGRCSQD
- a CDS encoding LolA family protein, whose product is MKDNRSNRSIFIALGLVVLFGSFSLGAQSSAKHHWNSPSEVVKKVRKTFSDLKSYKADFVIQTEANKKVVTKKGICYYKKGGKIKYEFSDPAGDEIVSDGKTLWIFIKRLNAAGKQDLTLNKSNKSGPIFSPMTEEGLSRIFRKYHYKFESIEQPQISPKDNRQYFVLALEQREKIGGYETMTLYVDAQTSFIKKAVASDGRGKTTTVEFFGVDPNADIEDGVFNFRPDGNSKIVNNPLVSEE
- the secF gene encoding protein translocase subunit SecF; this translates as MFDFIKYKYVSITFSAILMIVGFGVTFGKYGGFATSLDFDGGLRAVVEFPENVERKNLEEYFSSKKLEAVLVLMDKEKNDYQIDIGLGSVDQIKELYNERKGKDSIEAKQASAIDALIGLLQEDFKLEKKKILSANQVGSVVGAELTSTGVSLLSLTLFFIMLYLSFRFQFKFALGAILALIHDLVITIAFIGFFQIKPSVPIIAALLTLLGYSINDTIVVFDRIRENAGNLRDTFSRVINISINQTLARTFNTSVATLISVVAIIIGGAVELYDFAYVLTFGIILGTFSSVFIAAPLVDIYDSLYKRWKRS